Proteins from a genomic interval of Lolium perenne isolate Kyuss_39 chromosome 1, Kyuss_2.0, whole genome shotgun sequence:
- the LOC139838402 gene encoding uncharacterized protein isoform X2, whose amino-acid sequence MVHESSGSNSVTWKLQVRSPRLSSVRLMIWALLMMNCFWIAILRKGKVMPRGCYSHKAARKLVLRRQEGRMLGSPIRYCSIEACCSGKA is encoded by the exons ATGGTTCACGAATCCAGCGGCAGCAACAGTGTCACTTG GAAACTCCAGGTGAGAAGTCCTCGGTTGTCATCGGTCAGACTGATGATCTGGGCATTGCTGATGATGAACTGCTTTTGGATAGCCATTCTGAGAAAAG GGAAGGTAATGCCAAGAGGCTGCTACTCTCATAAGGCGGCGAGAAAGCTGGTGCTGAGAAGGCAGGAAGGAAG AATGCTCGGAAGTCCAATTAGGTACTGTTCGATTGAAGCGTGTTGCAGCGGAAAGGCGTGA
- the LOC139838402 gene encoding uncharacterized protein isoform X1 has protein sequence MALQPNQGWWFWFCGGCNCKSVQAGPVYKCRNEKSRCKSANPRKLQVRSPRLSSVRLMIWALLMMNCFWIAILRKGKVMPRGCYSHKAARKLVLRRQEGRMLGSPIRYCSIEACCSGKA, from the exons ATGGCTCTCCAGCCTAACCAGGGATGGTGGTTCTGGTTTTGCGGCGGTTGTAACTGCAAGTCAGTTCAGGCAGGACCCGTCTATAAGTGTAGAAACGAAAAGAGTCGCTGCAAGAGTGCGAACCCTAG GAAACTCCAGGTGAGAAGTCCTCGGTTGTCATCGGTCAGACTGATGATCTGGGCATTGCTGATGATGAACTGCTTTTGGATAGCCATTCTGAGAAAAG GGAAGGTAATGCCAAGAGGCTGCTACTCTCATAAGGCGGCGAGAAAGCTGGTGCTGAGAAGGCAGGAAGGAAG AATGCTCGGAAGTCCAATTAGGTACTGTTCGATTGAAGCGTGTTGCAGCGGAAAGGCGTGA
- the LOC139838402 gene encoding uncharacterized protein isoform X3 yields the protein MSPNPNFSLVRLLSCGGNLPCRPFPYERDPGDGSRIQRQQQCHLETPGEKSSVVIGQTDDLGIADDELLLDSHSEKREGNAKRLLLS from the exons ATGAGCCCCAACCCCAAC TTTTCTTTGGTCAGACTACTTTCCTGTGGTGGCAATCTCCCCTGTCGTCCCTTCCCCTACGAACGCGATCCGGGTGATGGTTCACGAATCCAGCGGCAGCAACAGTGTCACTTG GAAACTCCAGGTGAGAAGTCCTCGGTTGTCATCGGTCAGACTGATGATCTGGGCATTGCTGATGATGAACTGCTTTTGGATAGCCATTCTGAGAAAAG GGAAGGTAATGCCAAGAGGCTGCTACTCTCATAA